The following are encoded together in the Anopheles nili chromosome 3, idAnoNiliSN_F5_01, whole genome shotgun sequence genome:
- the LOC128722690 gene encoding uncharacterized protein LOC128722690: MESMEYEEARNMTLLFFLERLLDRGEPRTLHDLSCQFGARGFTKEMRQIAGGSQSGLKKFLAQYPALFEINGDFVHINSYQSSSPDDSSVSGKRDYIKEAKDYFKHKLLQYGKGTEVPIRSLLGHRSQASPQVRHISGQHIREFTEFLLKHPDTFQVIENENVVLVGCEDEEEVPASERLHLPNSTIDTQATQQLLDSFAQVIEIKGPILVDQLFHMVTSNFPQEQWFHMFKNPSDLKTFLKLFSDCFHIQANLVTLLQKPKLSDAHIRQAQDKLNLSNNTFGGGGSNSSTHSSYSLGNTAGSPQHSLQTFGGSGSIGFGSANGSSNTSRTASPKNMIGDFKLNEPVSVGLVGSSPGVANNTGSLAVVVGGSSKSEPNSGFDSLLITNDFKMESLCPRNCPTVTSYGKPALLPTRAAMNDAGTNTTVSSGGGGNVQESPNTAGRGGVNDRIANHQQQQQQQQQQQIPTQKDPKNQTLKQRINSLVIKTLAENLEKDKHSMGAIQQQQQQQTTTTVTTPTGGQHSVTLATTVGTGSGQTGAMSPTPPVTGGTANPVHSSNYFIGDTWKIKVLQNTRVISTVKESLFVTSAILKSALEEQAIVSFDCEGINLGVRGQITMVQLGTTRGEAFIFDIATCPDMVVEGGLKEILESEKVIKVIHDCRNDSVNLFNQFQILLRNVFDTQSAHAVLQFQDQGKQVYKVKNVSLNTLCEMYNATVNPMKDQLKNVYRRDQKYWARRPLTRDMLLYAAGDVLILINEQLYLNMATSIKPEYRELLSELCTEQILMLIRPVDVKMRKKQRKVRSEIQDLKVKLKSASKNIVLSNREIRLLRYMDLTEEEKEKLRVSYKVAKKLDKLENYDRDRCDQSDSDDECDVTEQDYQSMDSVPSDNSLPGTGTGTAGSGTFSPKHSEPPSLTESMQLMDEILSNTTMDRMAKIDKLEAILSAATLLPNDQSFADTMSSFNANTIVVTNDNILQPAKEKDANKSRISKPSSKIAARLQHSITPPPPLASSGHGHYHQPISVPPKEMKEAACQTLSTGDIVITKIFFKEDQDKKAQPDKGAGLAATPASELLKKNGTTAGSGGDMLMANAGQQPQAQSA, from the exons GATTGAAGAAATTTCTCGCCCAATATCCGGCCCTGTTCGAGATAAACGGCGATTTCGTGCACATCAACTCGTACCAATCGAGCAGCCCGGATGACTCGTCCGTATCGGGCAAGCGGGACTACATCAAGGAAGCGAAGGACTACTTCAAACACAAGCTGCTCCAGTACGGCAAGGGCACGGAAGTACCGATCCGCAGCCTGCTCGGGCACCGCAGCCAAGCATCACCGCAAGTGCGCCACATTTCCGGTCAGCACATCCGCGAATTCACCGAGTTCCTGCTGAAACACCCGGACACCTTTCAGGTGATCGAGAACGAAAACGTGGTGCTGGTCGGTTGCGAGGACGAGGAAGAAGTACCGGCTTCCGAGCGATTGCACCTACCAAACTCAACGATCGACACGCAGGCCACGCAACAGCTGCTCGACTCGTTCGCGCAGGTGATCGAAATTAAGGGCCCCATCCTGGTCGATCAGCTGTTCCACATGGTCACGTCGAACTTCCCGCAGGAGCAGTGGTTCCACATGTTCAAGAACCCGAGCGATCTGAAGACGTTCCTGAAGCTGTTCTCCGACTGCTTCCACATCCAGGCGAATCTAGTCACGCTGCTGCAGAAACCGAAGCTCTCCGATGCGCACATCCGCCAGGCGCAGGACAAGCTGAACCTCTCGAACAACACGTTCGGTGGGggtggcagcaacagcagcacccaCAGTAGCTATAGTTTAGGCAACACCGCCGGAAGTCCGCAGCACAGTTTGCAAACGTTCGGTGGCAGCGGTAGCATTGGGTTTGGGAGCGCTAATGGGAGTAGCAATACGAGCCGGACGGCATCACCTAAGAACATGATTGGAGATTTCAAACTGAACGAACCGGTGTCGGTGGGGTTGGTCGGAAGTTCTCCGGGTGTGGCCAACAACACCGGTtcgctggcggtggtggttggcGGCAGCAGCAAGAGTGAACCGAACAGTGGCTTCGATAGTTTGCTCATAACGAACGATTTCAAGATGGAGAGTTTGTGCCCCCGGAATTGTCCGACGGTGACGAGTTACGGTAAACCGGCGTTGTTACCGACACGAGCGGCCATGAACGATGCGGGAACGAACACGACGGTGTCCTcggggggtggtggaaatgtgcAGGAATCTCCAAACACCGCCGGTCGTGGAGGTGTGAACGATCGCATCGCtaatcatcaacagcagcagcagcagcagcagcaacagcagatcCCAACGCAAAAggaccccaaaaaccaaacgcTGAAACAACGCATCAACAGTCTCGTGATTAAAACGCTCGCCGAAAACCTGGAGAAGGACAAACACTCGATGGGTGCgatacagcagcagcagcaacagcagacgacgacgacggtgacgacaCCAACCGGGGGTCAACATAGCGTTACGTTGGCCACAACCGTTGGAACCGGCAGTGGACAAACGGGTGCAATGTCACCGACACCACCGGTGACGGGAGGAACCGCAAATCCGGTGCATTCGAGCAACTACTTCATCGGGGACACGTGGAAGATTAAGGTGCTGCAGAACACGCGGGTCATCTCGACCGTCAAGGAATCGCTGTTCGTCACCAGCGCCATCCTGAAGTCGGCCCTCGAGGAGCAAGCGATCGTGTCGTTTGATTGCGAGGGCATTAATCTGGGCGTACGGGGACAGATCACGATGGTGCAGTTGGGCACGACGCGAGGTGAAGCGTTCATCTTCGATATTGCAACCTGCCCGGATATGGTGGTTGAGGGCGGATTGAAGGAGATCCTCGAGTCGGAGAAGGTGATCAAGGTGATACACGATTGCCGGAATGATTCGGTCAATCTGTTCAACCAGTTCCAGATCCTGCTGCGAAACGTCTTCGACACGCAG TCCGCACATGCCGTACTGCAGTTCCAGGACCAGGGCAAGCAGGTGTACAAGGTGAAGAATGTATCCCTCAATACATTATGCGAGATGTATAATGCAACCGTGAATCCGATGAAGGACCAGCTGAAGAACGTTTATCGGCGGGACCAGAAGTACTGGGCTCGAAGGCCATTGACACGGGATATGCTACTGTACGCTGCTGGCGACGTGCTGATTCTGATCAACGAGCAGCTGTACCTCAACATGGCAAC ATCCATCAAGCCAGAATACCGCGAGTTGCTGTCCGAGCTGTGCACTGAGCAGATTTTGATGTTAATCCGCCCAGTGGACGTGAAGATGCGGAAGAAGCAACGGAAGGTGCGGTCGGAAATACAGGACCTGAAGGTGAAGCTGAAATCGGCCAGCAAAAACATCGTCCTAAGCAACAGAGAAATCCGACTGTTGAG GTACATGGATCTGACGGaggaggaaaaggaaaagctgcGGGTGTCGTACAAGGTGGCCAAAAAGCTCGACAAGCTGGAGAactacgatcgcgatcggtgtgATCAGAGCGACTCGGACGATGAATGTGATGTGACCGAACAGGACTACCAAAGTATGGACAGTGTGCCGTCGGATAATTCCCTCCCTGGGACGGGAACGGGAACCGCTGGTAGTGGTACGTTCTCACCGAAACACTCCGAGCCGCCGAGTTTGACCGAGTCGATGCAGCTGATGGACGAGATCCTGTCCAACACGACGATGGATCGGATGGCAAAGATCGATAAGCTGGAAGCGATCCTTTCTGCCGCTACGCTACTGCCGAACGATCAG TCCTTTGCTGACACAATGTCCAGCTTCAATGCCAATACGATCGTAGTCACTAACGACAATATTCTACAGCCGGCAAAGGAAAAGGATGCCAACAAAAG CCGGATCAGCAAACCAAGCTCGAAAATTGCGGCACGCCTGCAGCATTCGAtcactccaccaccaccgctagcATCATCCGGTCACGGCCATTACCACCAGCCAATCTCGGTGCCACCGAAAGAGATGAAGGAAGCCGCCTGCCAGACGCTCAGTACGGGCGACATTGTGATTACGAAGATATTCTTCAAGGAGGACCAAGACAAGAAAGCTCAACCGGACAAGGGCGCCGGACTCGCTGCCACACCGGCCAGTGAACTGCTCAAAAAGAACGGAACCACCGCCGGCAGCGGCGGGGACATGCTGATGGCCAACGCCGGTCAACAGCCGCAGGCGCAAAGTGCCTGA